The Gracilimonas sp. genome includes a region encoding these proteins:
- a CDS encoding hydrogen peroxide-inducible genes activator, translating to MTLTQLSYIVAVDKHRHFATAAQKIYITQPTLSMQIQKLEDELGVLIFDRSKTPVVPTAMGEEIIEQAKLILSGAKHIEDMVAVQGDNLKGTFRVGIIPTIAPYLVPLFLKSFVDTYPEVELIFEEALTAEVLKGLNEDYFDVGIIATPTDKHMYEKDLFLEPFLGYVSVDHELAKKDKLCIDDLYKEDLWLLNEGHCFRDQTIKICKQNNEKLNKAPIIFESGNLETLKRLVEQNFGITLMPYLAMNDYDTKCANGVVKQFEDPIPSRKIRLVYSREFLKKNLIEAFADLIKQSIPEELESQEEAMVIE from the coding sequence ATGACCTTAACCCAGCTCTCATACATCGTTGCTGTTGACAAACACCGGCACTTTGCCACTGCAGCTCAAAAAATCTATATCACCCAGCCTACTCTCAGCATGCAAATTCAAAAGCTGGAGGATGAATTGGGCGTACTTATTTTTGACCGCTCAAAAACACCGGTAGTTCCTACCGCAATGGGGGAAGAAATTATTGAGCAGGCCAAGCTGATCTTAAGCGGTGCCAAACATATTGAAGATATGGTTGCCGTTCAGGGCGATAACCTGAAAGGCACATTTCGGGTAGGTATTATCCCAACCATAGCTCCCTATCTGGTTCCCCTTTTCCTGAAGTCTTTTGTGGATACCTATCCTGAAGTTGAACTTATCTTTGAAGAAGCGTTGACCGCCGAAGTCCTGAAAGGCCTCAATGAAGACTATTTTGATGTAGGCATCATAGCCACGCCTACCGATAAGCATATGTATGAGAAAGACTTGTTTCTGGAGCCTTTTCTGGGTTATGTAAGTGTGGATCATGAACTGGCCAAAAAAGACAAGCTATGCATTGATGACCTGTACAAAGAAGATCTTTGGTTACTAAACGAAGGACATTGCTTCCGGGATCAGACCATCAAAATTTGCAAGCAGAACAACGAGAAGCTGAATAAAGCACCCATCATTTTTGAAAGCGGCAACCTTGAAACACTCAAGCGACTGGTAGAACAAAACTTTGGAATTACCCTGATGCCCTACCTCGCCATGAATGATTACGACACAAAGTGTGCGAACGGGGTGGTTAAGCAATTTGAAGACCCAATCCCTTCCCGAAAAATAAGATTGGTGTACAGCCGCGAGTTTTTAAAGAAGAACCTGATCGAAGCTTTTGCTGACCTTATCAAGCAATCCATCCCCGAAGAACTGGAATCTCAGGAAGAAGCGATGGTTATTGAATAA
- the dnaE gene encoding DNA polymerase III subunit alpha, producing MYLIFDTETTGLPNDFSAPITDLDNWPRLVQLAWQLHDHTGKLINSGNYIVKPEGFTIPFNSEKIHGISTERANEEGVDLEFVLKEFSKDINKAHFLIGHNVSFDEKIMGAEYLRKKIPSAIIDKPKIDTKDDGTDVAKIEGGRGGNYKWPSLGELHHALFDKGFEDAHDAAADVEATARCFLEMVRIGATKVNFPMDAKLYESSQSYIKREEYIDLVSPSRFKTKQTNEEKAAQKKSGDQDGVDAELIEKATFTHLHNHSKFSVLQATAGIKELVAKAKDEGMSAVGLADLGNMYGAFAFAAAAHAADIKPIIGCEFYVVEDRLQKKFTRDNKDRRYQIPMFAKNMNGYKNLSKLSSIGFTEGYYYKYPRIDKEAIAKYAEDIICLSGGVRGWLADLILNKGEEFAEEELQWWMDTFGDDFYLEVLNHGLEEEKRVNEVFKSYSEKYGVKLVATNNVFYLEEEDAKAHDALICIDDGELMSTPKGRGRGYRYGFPNDEFYFKTQDQMKELFVDMPSAIESTQDIVDKIEPIKLERDVILPNFELPEGFDTEDAYLRHLTYEGAKPRYEEMTDEVEERIELELGIIQAMGFAGYFLIVQDFIAAARDMGVYVGPGRGSAAGSVVAYCTGITNIDPLEYDLLFERFLNPERVSMPDIDIDFDDDGRQRVIEYVVNKYGKDQVAHIITFGSMAARSSVRDVARVLDLPLADADRIAKLVPERPGTSLDDAFAEVKELRDIRDGEGLEAETLRMAYVLEGSVRNTGIHAAGVIIAPDKLTEYIPVSTAKDADLYVTQFDGSVIENAGMLKMDFLGLKTLSILKTAIGYVKENFGKEYNLDDIPLDDEATYKVFQQGGTAGIFQFESDGMRKHLKNLKPTSINDLIAMNALYRPGPMQFIPDYIERKHGREKVEYDHEDLIELLEPTYGIMIYQEQIMKVAQRMGGYSLGEADVLRRIMGKKKPELLPPEEEKFVKQAVEKGYDEKTAKQVFDKMAMFAGYGFNKSHSAAYSVVAYHTMYFKANYPAEYMAAVMTHNMSNIDKVSAFIEECQRMNIPVDPPNINTAWGKFRPKEGRVQYGMSAIKGVGSSAIQHIVEEREENGDYTSIFDFATRVDLKVCNRKTLESLIIAGAFDTLNPNRAQLHHSLEDILAYAVRKQEEIRLNQGNLFGGESGSAALQEPKLQEVHPWTQIERLNKERDLIGFYLSGHPLSRFKEEIRLFGKQNLSDEVFGQMNDRQEIRFIAIITGVKRVTDKKGRPFAFLQVEDLNNSTEVIAFSSTYDKYMGLLQTDNVLFIDGTVDTRSGQPKVIANSFERVENLREKFQEQLNLRISLKTSDLQKDHLKQIETLFSINKGSTQVKLAVYSEEANAPIKMNVRNFVVEPNDDLLRGLRDVLGEEAVQLVHGS from the coding sequence ATGTATCTGATATTTGATACCGAGACCACCGGTTTACCGAACGACTTTTCTGCTCCCATCACCGATTTGGATAACTGGCCCCGGTTGGTTCAGCTTGCTTGGCAACTTCACGATCATACCGGAAAGCTTATCAACAGTGGTAACTATATCGTGAAGCCGGAAGGGTTTACCATTCCTTTCAACTCAGAAAAAATTCACGGCATCTCCACCGAGCGGGCAAATGAAGAAGGGGTGGATCTTGAGTTTGTGCTGAAAGAGTTTTCGAAGGATATCAACAAAGCGCATTTTCTGATCGGGCATAATGTCAGTTTTGATGAGAAGATTATGGGGGCGGAATACCTTCGGAAGAAAATTCCATCTGCCATTATCGACAAGCCCAAGATTGATACCAAAGATGACGGTACGGATGTAGCTAAAATCGAGGGTGGACGCGGGGGTAATTACAAATGGCCGTCGTTGGGGGAATTGCATCATGCTTTATTTGATAAAGGCTTTGAAGACGCCCACGATGCCGCCGCTGATGTAGAGGCTACCGCCCGTTGTTTCCTGGAGATGGTCAGAATTGGTGCGACCAAGGTCAATTTCCCGATGGATGCGAAGCTGTATGAGTCGTCCCAGAGTTATATAAAACGGGAAGAGTATATTGATCTCGTTTCCCCGTCCCGCTTCAAGACCAAGCAAACCAACGAAGAAAAAGCGGCTCAAAAAAAAAGTGGAGATCAAGACGGAGTTGATGCTGAGCTAATTGAGAAGGCGACTTTTACCCATCTTCACAATCACTCCAAGTTTTCGGTACTTCAGGCAACAGCCGGAATTAAAGAATTAGTAGCCAAAGCTAAGGATGAGGGGATGTCGGCAGTTGGACTGGCCGACCTTGGAAATATGTACGGTGCTTTTGCCTTTGCGGCAGCGGCCCATGCTGCGGATATCAAACCAATTATTGGTTGTGAGTTTTATGTGGTTGAGGACCGGCTTCAGAAGAAATTCACCCGCGATAATAAAGACCGGCGCTATCAAATCCCGATGTTTGCCAAGAACATGAACGGGTATAAAAATCTTTCCAAATTAAGCTCCATTGGTTTTACGGAAGGGTATTACTATAAGTATCCCCGGATTGATAAAGAGGCAATTGCCAAGTATGCGGAAGATATCATCTGCCTGAGTGGAGGAGTGCGGGGCTGGCTGGCCGACCTGATTCTTAACAAAGGGGAAGAGTTTGCCGAGGAAGAATTGCAGTGGTGGATGGATACCTTCGGGGATGATTTTTACCTGGAAGTTTTGAATCACGGTCTGGAAGAAGAAAAACGGGTGAATGAGGTCTTTAAATCTTATTCTGAAAAGTATGGGGTAAAGCTGGTTGCCACGAACAACGTGTTTTACCTGGAAGAAGAAGACGCCAAAGCCCACGATGCCCTGATTTGTATTGATGATGGCGAACTGATGAGCACACCCAAAGGGAGAGGCCGTGGTTACCGTTATGGATTCCCGAATGATGAGTTCTACTTCAAGACGCAGGATCAGATGAAGGAGCTCTTTGTGGACATGCCTTCCGCCATCGAGAGCACTCAGGATATTGTTGATAAAATTGAGCCTATTAAGCTGGAGCGGGATGTGATTCTGCCCAACTTTGAGCTTCCCGAAGGTTTTGATACCGAAGATGCCTACCTGCGCCACCTGACGTATGAAGGAGCCAAGCCACGCTACGAGGAAATGACCGATGAGGTGGAGGAACGTATTGAACTGGAGCTCGGCATTATTCAGGCAATGGGCTTCGCCGGGTACTTCCTGATTGTACAGGATTTTATTGCTGCTGCTCGCGATATGGGCGTTTACGTAGGTCCGGGAAGGGGTTCTGCCGCGGGTTCGGTAGTAGCCTATTGCACCGGGATTACCAATATCGATCCACTGGAGTATGATCTGCTTTTTGAGCGTTTCCTGAACCCGGAACGTGTGTCTATGCCCGATATCGATATTGACTTTGATGATGACGGGCGACAACGGGTCATCGAATATGTGGTAAATAAATACGGCAAAGATCAGGTGGCGCATATCATCACCTTTGGGTCGATGGCAGCACGTTCTTCAGTTCGGGATGTTGCCCGGGTGCTCGACCTTCCGCTGGCCGATGCTGACCGTATCGCTAAACTGGTGCCGGAACGACCCGGAACTTCACTTGATGATGCTTTTGCTGAGGTAAAAGAACTACGCGACATTAGAGATGGAGAAGGACTGGAAGCGGAAACCTTGAGAATGGCTTACGTTTTGGAGGGGTCGGTACGGAATACGGGGATTCATGCTGCCGGTGTTATCATTGCCCCCGATAAACTCACCGAATACATTCCGGTCAGTACGGCCAAAGATGCAGATCTCTATGTAACGCAGTTTGACGGCAGTGTAATCGAAAATGCCGGTATGCTAAAGATGGACTTTTTAGGGCTGAAAACCCTGTCTATTCTGAAAACAGCCATCGGTTATGTGAAAGAGAATTTCGGCAAGGAATACAACCTGGATGACATTCCGCTGGATGATGAAGCCACCTACAAAGTCTTTCAGCAGGGCGGAACGGCCGGGATTTTCCAGTTTGAGAGTGACGGGATGCGCAAGCACCTCAAAAACCTGAAGCCGACCAGCATCAACGACTTGATTGCCATGAACGCCTTGTACCGACCGGGTCCTATGCAGTTCATTCCGGATTACATTGAGCGTAAGCACGGACGGGAGAAAGTAGAATACGATCACGAGGATTTAATCGAGCTGCTGGAACCAACCTATGGGATTATGATCTACCAGGAGCAGATCATGAAGGTAGCACAGCGAATGGGCGGCTACTCACTTGGTGAAGCGGATGTACTCCGCCGAATCATGGGTAAGAAGAAGCCGGAACTCCTTCCGCCTGAGGAAGAGAAGTTTGTTAAGCAGGCGGTTGAGAAAGGATATGATGAGAAAACCGCCAAACAGGTTTTCGACAAGATGGCCATGTTTGCGGGCTACGGATTTAACAAATCTCACTCTGCGGCTTACTCGGTAGTGGCTTATCACACCATGTATTTCAAAGCCAATTATCCGGCTGAGTACATGGCTGCGGTGATGACACACAATATGAGTAACATCGATAAGGTGTCGGCTTTTATTGAAGAGTGCCAGCGCATGAACATCCCCGTTGATCCTCCGAACATCAACACGGCGTGGGGTAAATTTCGTCCGAAAGAGGGACGGGTACAATACGGGATGTCGGCTATCAAAGGAGTGGGATCTTCAGCCATACAGCATATTGTGGAAGAGCGGGAAGAGAACGGGGATTATACCTCCATTTTTGATTTTGCTACCCGGGTTGACCTCAAAGTCTGCAACCGGAAAACGCTGGAAAGTTTAATCATAGCCGGTGCTTTCGATACGCTGAATCCCAACCGGGCACAGTTACATCACTCGCTGGAGGACATTCTGGCTTATGCCGTGCGCAAGCAAGAGGAAATTCGCCTGAACCAGGGGAACTTGTTTGGCGGAGAAAGCGGAAGCGCAGCTTTACAGGAGCCGAAACTGCAGGAGGTTCACCCATGGACTCAAATTGAACGCCTCAATAAGGAGCGTGATCTGATCGGGTTTTACCTGAGTGGACATCCCTTAAGCCGATTCAAAGAAGAAATTCGATTGTTCGGAAAACAGAACCTCAGTGATGAAGTTTTTGGTCAGATGAATGACCGGCAGGAAATCCGGTTCATCGCTATTATTACCGGTGTAAAAAGGGTGACTGATAAAAAAGGTCGTCCGTTTGCCTTCCTTCAGGTTGAAGACCTGAACAATTCCACCGAAGTCATCGCTTTTAGTTCAACCTATGATAAGTACATGGGGCTTCTTCAAACCGATAATGTGTTGTTTATCGATGGAACCGTGGATACGCGAAGCGGTCAGCCCAAAGTAATAGCGAATTCGTTTGAACGGGTTGAAAATCTGCGTGAGAAATTTCAGGAACAGCTGAATCTGAGGATCAGCCTGAAAACATCGGACTTGCAGAAAGACCATCTCAAGCAGATCGAAACTCTGTTTTCCATTAATAAGGGAAGCACCCAGGTTAAACTGGCCGTTTACAGTGAAGAGGCGAATGCGCCGATCAAAATGAACGTCCGGAATTTTGTGGTGGAACCGAATGATGACTTATTGCGGGGTTTACGCGATGTGTTGGGAGAAGAAGCGGTGCAGCTGGTGCATGGGAGTTAA
- a CDS encoding FAD/NAD(P)-binding oxidoreductase, whose protein sequence is MIQKQKWCTQNTESSPYDHLIIATGPKVRFDAVPGLKEHGLYIGTPTGAMKTREKLEEFVKNPGPIVVGATQGAGCMGAAYEFLFNLEKWLRDKKIRKKVDLHWITPEPFLGHFGIEGMPGGETMLRKFMDMFHITYHTEVGVKEVFEDAVELSDGTRIESRFTMLMPPFTRVDLIEKSQSLNAGENGFIPTLPTYRHETIENVWAAGLAVNVTAPFQPGKIPFSVPKTGYPSDVTGKIVANNVVNVIRGIDEQEEKPWGKIAGLCVMDAGEKEVLIFSNTLFKPRKIAIMIPNVLFDFTKVFLEKYFLWKLRHGYSYLP, encoded by the coding sequence TTGATACAGAAGCAGAAGTGGTGTACACAGAACACGGAGAGTTCCCCCTATGATCACCTGATTATAGCTACCGGACCAAAAGTTCGTTTCGATGCCGTACCCGGACTTAAAGAACATGGCTTGTACATCGGAACTCCAACGGGAGCCATGAAGACCCGCGAAAAGCTCGAAGAGTTCGTGAAGAATCCTGGCCCGATTGTAGTTGGGGCAACACAGGGAGCCGGTTGTATGGGAGCCGCCTATGAATTTCTATTCAACCTTGAAAAATGGTTGCGGGATAAGAAAATCAGGAAGAAAGTAGATCTTCACTGGATAACTCCGGAGCCATTTCTTGGACATTTTGGTATTGAAGGAATGCCGGGTGGTGAAACTATGCTTCGCAAATTTATGGACATGTTTCACATAACCTATCATACTGAGGTGGGCGTCAAAGAAGTATTTGAAGATGCTGTTGAACTGTCGGATGGAACCAGAATTGAGTCTCGCTTTACCATGCTCATGCCTCCGTTTACCAGAGTTGACCTGATTGAAAAATCCCAAAGCCTGAATGCCGGCGAAAATGGATTCATCCCGACTTTACCTACTTACAGGCACGAAACCATTGAGAATGTATGGGCAGCCGGATTAGCTGTAAATGTTACTGCGCCTTTCCAGCCCGGTAAAATTCCATTTAGTGTACCTAAAACAGGATATCCGAGTGATGTGACCGGTAAAATAGTAGCTAACAATGTGGTGAATGTGATCCGTGGTATCGATGAACAGGAAGAAAAGCCATGGGGCAAAATTGCCGGCTTATGCGTAATGGATGCAGGTGAGAAAGAAGTGCTGATTTTCAGTAACACGCTGTTCAAACCACGCAAAATTGCCATCATGATCCCGAATGTCCTCTTCGATTTCACCAAAGTATTCCTGGAAAAATATTTCCTCTGGAAACTGCGGCACGGGTATTCATACTTGCCATGA
- a CDS encoding acylphosphatase — translation MKKHIFLSGRVQGVGFRHFTKTKARSIGVKGWVRNLPDGRVEAVFEGDEKLVDQLIEKCKKGPRSAYVQSIDVEEEKSDESYTSFDVKF, via the coding sequence GTGAAGAAACATATTTTCTTATCCGGGCGTGTTCAGGGGGTAGGCTTTCGGCATTTCACAAAAACCAAAGCCCGTTCGATTGGGGTAAAAGGCTGGGTCAGGAACCTTCCGGACGGTCGCGTCGAAGCCGTGTTCGAAGGAGATGAGAAGCTTGTAGATCAGCTCATCGAGAAGTGCAAAAAAGGCCCGCGCTCAGCGTATGTGCAAAGCATTGATGTGGAAGAGGAGAAAAGTGATGAATCATATACATCTTTTGACGTGAAGTTTTAA
- a CDS encoding N-acetyltransferase, whose amino-acid sequence MNITIRRETKADYSDVFELIKKAFEGEEYSDQTEHLLVERLRGSEAFIPELSLVAEWENEIVGHILFTRILIKSEKEEWESLALAPVTVLPNYQGKGIGGQLIKAGHKAARDAGFTSVILVGHAGYYPRFGYRPCMDFDISLPFDIPPENCMAIELEPGALKDVHGVVEYPSEFYN is encoded by the coding sequence ATGAATATTACCATCCGAAGAGAAACCAAAGCTGACTATTCTGATGTATTTGAGCTTATCAAAAAGGCTTTCGAAGGAGAGGAGTACAGCGATCAAACCGAACACCTGTTGGTGGAGCGGCTTCGGGGCTCTGAGGCATTCATCCCGGAGTTGTCCCTGGTGGCTGAATGGGAAAATGAAATTGTTGGTCATATCTTGTTTACACGAATTCTAATCAAAAGTGAAAAAGAGGAGTGGGAGTCGTTGGCTCTGGCCCCGGTTACCGTTCTGCCGAACTATCAGGGAAAAGGGATTGGCGGTCAGCTGATCAAAGCCGGGCATAAGGCTGCACGGGATGCGGGTTTTACTTCCGTTATTTTAGTAGGTCATGCCGGATATTATCCCCGCTTCGGTTATCGTCCCTGTATGGACTTTGATATCAGCCTTCCTTTCGATATACCACCCGAAAACTGCATGGCTATTGAGCTTGAACCGGGTGCCCTTAAGGATGTTCATGGGGTTGTGGAGTATCCTTCTGAATTCTATAACTGA
- a CDS encoding DUF3185 family protein has translation MNRIVATALLIAGGLLLYFGYQEYNSFGSELDQAFGGSGSTNAIIMLVVGVVAVILGGARLVKKK, from the coding sequence ATGAATCGTATTGTTGCTACTGCACTTCTTATTGCCGGCGGACTTCTTCTTTATTTTGGATATCAGGAATACAACTCGTTCGGTTCAGAACTTGATCAGGCCTTTGGCGGGTCTGGTTCTACCAATGCCATTATTATGCTGGTGGTTGGAGTTGTTGCCGTTATCCTGGGTGGGGCGAGGCTGGTAAAGAAGAAGTAG
- a CDS encoding TerC family protein, with the protein MEHSLTLWIIFNIFIVAMLIVDLMVFNRNEHEITIKESLIWTGVWIFLACVFGVGIYFYMDPASSLDYFTGYLIEKSLSVDNIFVFILVFSYFGVPAKYQHKVLFWGIFGALVLRFLFIFLGVALIERFEWIVYIFGAFLVYTGIKMAFEMEKEVHPERNPLLKLTRKFIPVTNKFDGPHFLTRVDGKLMATPLFVVLIVIETTDVVFAIDSIPAILAITTDEFLVYSSNAFAILGLRALYFALNGVMKLFHYLHYGLAAILSFVGIKMLIAEFYHVPTPWALGFVGSALIASIAASIFFPKEDKEMPKAPEEE; encoded by the coding sequence ATGGAACACAGCTTAACGCTCTGGATCATTTTCAATATTTTTATTGTAGCTATGCTGATTGTGGACCTGATGGTCTTCAATCGCAATGAACACGAGATCACCATTAAGGAATCACTGATCTGGACGGGAGTCTGGATTTTCCTGGCTTGTGTTTTCGGAGTTGGGATTTACTTCTATATGGATCCGGCCAGCTCCCTCGACTACTTCACCGGCTACCTGATTGAAAAATCCCTCAGCGTGGATAATATCTTCGTATTTATCCTTGTTTTCTCCTATTTCGGTGTACCGGCTAAATACCAGCATAAAGTACTTTTTTGGGGAATTTTCGGGGCACTCGTGCTTCGCTTTCTGTTCATCTTTTTAGGTGTAGCTCTTATCGAACGCTTTGAGTGGATCGTATATATTTTCGGTGCCTTTCTGGTGTACACCGGAATCAAAATGGCATTTGAGATGGAGAAAGAAGTGCACCCCGAGCGCAATCCGTTGTTAAAACTAACCCGCAAATTTATTCCCGTTACCAATAAATTTGATGGCCCTCATTTCCTCACCCGCGTTGATGGCAAACTGATGGCTACCCCGCTTTTCGTTGTGCTTATTGTGATTGAAACCACCGATGTGGTTTTCGCCATCGACTCCATCCCGGCCATCCTCGCCATAACCACCGACGAGTTTTTAGTGTACAGCTCCAACGCCTTCGCTATTTTAGGCTTGCGTGCACTTTACTTTGCCTTAAACGGAGTAATGAAGCTTTTCCATTACCTGCACTACGGGTTGGCAGCCATCCTATCTTTTGTAGGAATAAAAATGCTGATCGCCGAATTCTACCACGTTCCCACTCCCTGGGCATTAGGTTTTGTTGGCTCAGCTCTGATCGCTTCGATCGCCGCCTCCATATTCTTCCCCAAAGAAGACAAGGAAATGCCCAAGGCTCCGGAAGAAGAGTAG
- a CDS encoding FAD-dependent oxidoreductase, with the protein MKVLVVGGNFAGSTAALEIKRKLGDEVEVTLIDRNPDFLYIPSLIWVPTGRREISDISISRKEVLEKRGVKFVLDTATRIDTEAEVVYTEHGEFPL; encoded by the coding sequence ATGAAAGTTTTAGTCGTAGGCGGTAATTTTGCCGGTTCAACAGCTGCACTTGAAATCAAACGGAAACTTGGAGATGAAGTTGAGGTCACGCTGATTGATCGCAATCCCGATTTCCTGTATATCCCATCCCTGATCTGGGTACCAACCGGTCGCAGAGAAATTTCAGACATTTCAATTTCCAGAAAAGAAGTTTTGGAAAAAAGAGGGGTGAAATTTGTCCTGGATACCGCCACAAGAATTGATACAGAAGCAGAAGTGGTGTACACAGAACACGGAGAGTTCCCCCTATGA
- the trxA gene encoding thioredoxin: MSKPIELTDSNFDDEVLNSDKPVLVDFWAEWCGPCRMIGPIVEELAGEYEGKAKIGKVDVDSNPEVSVKYGIRSIPSLLIFKNGEVVDQIVGAVPKSQLSKQLEAQVA; encoded by the coding sequence ATGTCAAAACCAATCGAGTTAACCGACTCCAATTTTGATGATGAAGTACTGAATTCAGACAAACCTGTATTAGTTGATTTTTGGGCTGAATGGTGTGGACCTTGCCGAATGATAGGTCCGATTGTTGAAGAATTGGCCGGTGAATACGAAGGAAAAGCAAAAATTGGAAAAGTAGATGTGGATAGCAATCCGGAAGTATCCGTAAAATATGGTATCCGTAGCATCCCTTCTCTCCTGATTTTCAAGAATGGTGAAGTAGTAGACCAAATTGTTGGAGCTGTTCCAAAATCACAGCTTAGCAAACAGCTTGAAGCTCAGGTAGCTTAA
- a CDS encoding ATP-dependent DNA ligase, which translates to MANSNIHTFHTLADIAQQINQTRGSNAKIKICAEYFKSLDEEDLRRAARFLGEGAFSDVSGKRASVGSRTYSTLAAEICEIDYEKVFKPSKTATGSSSETIEKLLHNIPEARAKWTAENLSLEQVEDLFNRLCEVSSRADKQEILKEVWLQMTPLEVKYFLRIMGRGSLRIGFESKSIVSAIAKAFGHKVDEVRYVHMITGSIGKTAVLAKNNRLDEAKFTLFQPIAFMLASPIESRAVEDYSTYIAEEKFDGMRCQLHVSGDKIQIYSRDLNEITHSFPEIVEFFAERELPELVLDGEICVFKDDTILPFQLLQKRMGLKKPSKKILEQYPCLLISYDVLFYDGEPIFDLSLTERRTLLQRLSEKHNLPITTQQEIESKAHIEELFELALAHGNEGLMLKQKDSSYEYGQRRKSWLKVKKPGGSIDTIMMYAHAGSGKRGGTYSDFTLGVSVRDDERYEEEFIPIGKAYGGYSDDELKRMNDRIKKITAEKYGPTLGLYPDIVVELEFDDIQENKRTKANYTLRFPRFKAIRWDLSPGDVDTLKDVERLYQKKINQQRLKQDKNPSFTIKRED; encoded by the coding sequence GTGGCAAACTCAAACATCCATACCTTCCACACTTTGGCTGACATCGCCCAGCAGATCAATCAGACGCGGGGGAGTAATGCCAAGATTAAAATCTGTGCGGAATATTTTAAGTCGCTGGATGAGGAAGACCTGAGACGGGCTGCCCGGTTTTTAGGGGAAGGGGCTTTTTCAGATGTATCAGGGAAACGGGCTTCGGTGGGAAGTCGCACCTACTCTACCCTGGCTGCTGAAATTTGTGAAATTGATTACGAGAAGGTGTTCAAGCCTTCCAAAACGGCAACCGGTAGTTCTTCTGAAACCATCGAGAAGTTATTGCACAACATCCCGGAAGCTCGGGCAAAATGGACGGCCGAAAACCTGTCGCTGGAACAAGTGGAAGATCTATTCAACCGTCTCTGTGAAGTCTCTTCCCGGGCCGATAAGCAGGAAATCCTGAAGGAAGTCTGGCTCCAAATGACTCCGCTTGAGGTGAAATACTTTCTGCGGATTATGGGTCGTGGTTCGTTGCGCATTGGGTTTGAATCCAAAAGCATTGTTTCGGCTATTGCCAAAGCTTTCGGCCACAAAGTGGATGAAGTCCGTTATGTGCATATGATTACCGGAAGCATCGGTAAAACGGCCGTACTTGCTAAAAATAACCGCCTTGATGAGGCAAAGTTCACGCTTTTCCAGCCCATTGCCTTTATGCTGGCCTCCCCGATTGAAAGCAGGGCTGTAGAGGATTACAGCACCTATATCGCTGAAGAAAAATTTGACGGCATGCGTTGCCAGCTGCATGTATCAGGTGATAAGATTCAGATTTACTCCCGTGACCTGAATGAAATCACCCATTCCTTCCCGGAAATTGTGGAATTCTTTGCAGAAAGAGAATTACCGGAGCTGGTGCTGGATGGAGAAATCTGCGTATTCAAAGATGACACCATCCTTCCCTTCCAGCTGCTACAAAAACGCATGGGATTGAAAAAGCCTTCAAAGAAAATACTGGAACAGTATCCCTGCCTGCTTATTTCTTATGATGTGTTATTCTACGACGGGGAGCCCATCTTCGACCTTAGCCTCACAGAGCGACGAACATTGCTGCAGAGGCTCTCCGAAAAACATAATCTTCCCATCACCACGCAACAGGAAATAGAATCCAAGGCACACATTGAAGAACTATTTGAGCTGGCCCTCGCCCATGGCAATGAAGGGTTGATGCTGAAGCAAAAGGATTCCAGCTATGAGTACGGGCAGCGAAGGAAGTCGTGGCTGAAGGTAAAAAAGCCCGGGGGTTCCATTGATACCATCATGATGTATGCCCATGCCGGAAGCGGTAAACGTGGCGGTACTTACTCTGATTTCACCCTTGGAGTTTCGGTTCGGGACGATGAGCGGTACGAAGAAGAGTTCATCCCTATTGGCAAAGCCTACGGTGGATACAGCGATGATGAACTAAAGAGGATGAACGATCGCATCAAAAAAATCACCGCAGAGAAATACGGGCCGACTCTGGGTTTGTATCCGGATATTGTGGTGGAACTGGAATTTGATGACATTCAGGAAAACAAGAGAACAAAGGCCAATTACACGCTTCGGTTTCCCAGGTTCAAGGCCATAAGGTGGGACTTATCTCCCGGTGATGTGGATACCCTGAAAGATGTGGAGCGGCTGTATCAGAAAAAGATAAATCAGCAGCGGCTGAAACAGGATAAAAATCCTTCCTTCACAATTAAACGCGAAGACTAA